In Amycolatopsis sp. FBCC-B4732, the genomic stretch GGCGCTCGTGATGCCGACGTCGCTGGCACTGCTGCTGACGGCGTTCCCGCCGCACCGGCGCCCGCTGGCGGTGGGCGTCTGGGCCTCGGTGGGCGCTGCCGCAGCGGCCCTCGGCCCGCCGGTCGGCGGCCTGCTCGTCGAGGCGTCCTGGCGCTGGGTGTTCCTGGTGAACCTCCCGATCTGCGCGGCGACGCTGCTGGCCGGCCCGCGGGTGCTGCGCGAGTCGCGCGACACCTCGACCGGCGTTCCGGACCTCCTCGGCGCGGCCGGTCTCCTGGCCGGCGTGGGCGCCCTCGCCTACGCGCTGGTGTCGGCCCCGGACGACGGCTGGGGTTCCGGCGACGTCCTGGCGGCGTTCGCGGTGGCGGCGCTCGCGCTGGCCTGGGTCCCGCTGCGCTCGGCCCGCCACGCGGTCCCGGTGCTGGACCTGCCCGCACTGCGCGTCCCGACGCTGTGGCTGGCGTGCGCGACGACGGGCGCGTTCGCGGCCGGCTTCGCGGCGATGCTGTTCGGCAACGTGCTGTTCCTGACGTCGATCTGGCACGACTCGATCCTGGTCGCGGGCCTGTCACTGGCCCCGGGCCCGCTGATGGTGGTCCCGGTCTCCGTCCTCGGCGGCCGGTTCGTCCACCGCTTCGGCCCCGGCCCGATCGTCGCCCTCGGCGGCGTCTCGTTCGGCGCGGGCGTGCTGATCTGGCTGCTGCGCATGGACGCGACCCCGGACTACGCGGCCGCGATGCTGCCGGGCCAGTTGCTGACGGGCATCGGGGTCGGGCTGATCCTGCCGAGCCTGTCGGGCGTCGTGGGCACGGTCCTGCCGCCGGCGAGGTGGGGCGCGGGTTCGTCGATGGTGACGACGATGCGCCAGATCGGAACGGTGCTGGGAACGGCGGTGCTGGTGGCGGTGTTCGCGGGAACGCCGGACCTGACGGACTTCCGCCGCGGCTGGCTGGTGGTACTGGCCACGGCGGTGGTGACGTGCGCGGGCGGGCTGCTGATCGCGGCCCGGCGGCGGACGGACCACTACGAGGAACCCCAGGCCCCGTCCAGCACTTCGAGTCCGTCGTCGATCCTCTCCACCGGGATCGAGCCGTAGCCCAGCACCAACCCGGGCTGCGGGAAGCCGCCGCACAGGTCGGACAGCGTCTGCACCGCGGCCCCCGAAGCCGCGGCCCGCGAGGCGATCGGCTCCAGGTCCACCTCCGCCAGCGCGCACAAGTGCAGCCCGGCCGCCGACGGAACCACCCGGAGGCGGTCCGCGAACCGGCGGTCCAAAGTAGACACCAGCCGCTCGTGCCGGTCCGCGTACACCTTCGTCGCGCGGCGGAGGTGGCGGGCGAACAGGCCCTCGTCGATGAAGCGGGCCAAAGCCGCCTGCACTGGGAGGTCGCCGTGCCAGTCGGAGAGCTGGCGGGCGTGGCGCAACGCCTCGCGCAGCGACGCCGGGGCGACCAGGAAACCCAGGCGCAGCATCGGGAGCAGCGTCTTCGAGAACGATCCCACGTACGCCACCCGCCCGCCGCGGTCCAGGCTCTGCAACGGCTCCAGCGGCCGGTCCGAGAACCGGAATTCGCTGTCGTAGTCGTCTTCCACGATCACCGCGTCCGCGCGGGCGGCCCACGCCAGCAGCGCCGTCCGCCGGGCCAGGGACATCGGGGTGCCGAGCGGGAACTGGTGGGACGGCGTCACGTACACCAGCTTCGTGCGCGGAGGCAGCGCCGCGACGTCGAGGCCTTCGCCGTCCACCGGTACTCCGACGACGTCGGCGCCGTGCGACGCGAACAGCAGCTTCGCCAGCCGGTAGCCGGGCTCTTCGACGGCGACCCGGTCGCCCGGGGACAGCAGCACGCGGCAGAGGAGGTCCAGTGCCTGCTGCGCGCCTTGGGTGACGAGGACGTCGCCGGTGTCCGCGCGCACCGAACGCGAGACGCCGGCGTGGCGGGCGATCGCCGCGCGCAGAGCCGGGTGGCCGCCCGGGTCGGCGTACTGGGCCACGCCGTCGCGGAGTTCGCGGGAGAGGAAGCGGCGCCAGGTTTCGAGGGGGAACAGCGCCGGGTCCGGGATGCCGACCCGGAAGTCGAAGCGCGGCGCCTGGACGTCGGCGGCGACCGGGGGCGGCAGCGAGCGCCAGACCGGCTTCGGCTGCGGCCCCGCCGCCGAGGGTGCCGAACGCGGTCGCGGCGCAGGCAGCGACGCCGAGACGTACGTGCCCGCGCCGACGCGGCCGGTGAGGAAGCCGTCGGCGGTGAGGCGGTCGTAGGCCACCGCGACCGTGTTGCGCGAGACCGCCAGGCGCCGGGCCAGTTCGCGGGTCGGCGGCAGCCGCTCCCCCGCGCGCAGCCTGCCGTCCAGGACGGCGTCGCGCAGCTGGCGGTAGATCCGGAGGCTGAGGTCGCCACGCCCGGCCAGGCTGACGTGGAAGTCCATCGCGCGAGCCTACATTGGCCCAATCCGAATAGTCAGAATTGGATCTGGGATCAAGCCAAAGCCGGACCTACTGTCATCCTCATGACGAAGACCCCGGACCGCCTGCTCGCCGCCGCTCAGCTGGTGGGCTCGCTCGGCGACGGCGCGTTCCTGACCTGCTCGGTGCTGTTCTTCACCCGGATCGCCGGGCTGACCCCGGCGCAGGTCGGGCTCGGCCTCACCCTCGGCTGGGCGGTCGGCTCGGTCACCGGGGTGCCGCTGGGCCACCTCGCCGACCGGCACGGCGCCCGCGGCTCCGCGGTGCTGCTGGCCCTGGCGACCGGCGCGTCGATCCTGACATTCCTGGTGGTCCGCTCGCCGGTGCTGTTCGTGCTCGCCGCCTGCCTCTACGGCAGCTGCCAGACCGGGCTGGCCGCCGCCCGCCAGGCGCTGCTGGCCGCGCTCGCCGATCCCGAACGCCGGACGCGCATCCGGGCGCAGCTGCAGTCCGCGGGCAACGCCGGGCTCGCGGTCGGCGCCGGCCTGGGCGGGCTCGCGCTTTCGGCCGACACCGCCTCGGCGTACCTCACGGTCTTCGTCCTCGACGCCGGGAGTTTCGCGGTCACCGCGGCGCTGCTGCTCGCGCTCCCCGCCGTGCCGGTGGCGGCGCCGCGCACCGGCGAGCCGAAGCTGGCCGTGCTGCGCGACCGCCCGTACGCGCTGGTGACCCTGCTCAACGCGATCCTGTTGCTGCGCATGCCGTTGCTGAGCGTCGCGATCCCGCTGTGGATCGTCGAACACACCGCCGCGCCGAGCTGGACGGTGTCCGCGCTGTTCGTGCTCAACACGGTCGTGGTGGTGCTGCTGCAGGTGCGGGTCGCCGGACGGCTCGCGGGCACCGGCGCCGCGGCGCGGATGGTCCGCCGGTCCGGGGTGCTGCTGCTCGTCTCCTGCGTGGCCTTCGCGGCCTCGGCGTACGGCAGTTCGCCGTGGATCGCCTTCGCGGTGCTCGTCGTGGGTGCGCTGGTGCAGGTGGCCGGCGAGATGCTGCAGTCGGCGGGCTCGTGGGAGATCGGCTTCGCGCTCGCGCCGGCCGACCAGCAGGGTCAGTACCAGGGCTTCTTCGGCACCGGCGTGTCGGTGGCCCGCGCGCTCGGGCCGGTGCTGCTCAGCACCGTCGTGATCGGCTGGGGCCTGCCGGGCTGGCTGCTGCTGGGCGCGGTCTTCCTGGCCGCGGGCTGGGCGATGGGCCCGGCGGTCCGCTGGGCTCAGGCCGCGAAGCCCGTCAGGATTTCAGTCGCCGCGCGTTGAGCCCGTACTGCGCCAGTTTCCGGTAGAGCGTCGCGCGGCCCATGCCGAGCTTCGCCGCGGCCTGCACGACCGTCGCGCCCGGCTCGGCCAGGCAGCGGACGATCTCGTCGCGTTCCAGCGCCTGCAGCCGGCTCAGCCGGTGCCCGACCCCGGTGAAGACCTCCGCGGGCAGCTGCGGAGTGTCGACCACCTGAGACCGTGAAGCGGCTTCGCGCACAACGCGCCGAAGCTGCTTCGCGTTCTCAGGCCAGTCGTACGCCGTCAGTGCGCGAGCCGCCGCCGGGGTGAACGTGACGTCGCGGCCGCGGTCGCGCCGGGCGAAGTGGCGGGCCAGCGGGAGGACGTCGTCCGGGCGGAACCGCAGCGCCGGGACCTCCACGACCCGGTCGACCAGCGGGCTCAGCGCGACCGGCACCGAAGCGGCGTCCGCGGCGGTGAGGACGAACGGCGGCAGCTCGTCGTGCCGGACCTCGGCGAAGAGCCGGGCCAGCTCCTCCGCCGCCCACGCCGGCAGCGCGTCCACGCCCGAGACGATGACGCAGGTTTCGGCCTTGGCCAGCTCGGGCGTCCACAACGTCAGCCAGCTGCCGACGTCGTCGGGGGCCGGCGGGCGCGCGTTGAGAACGCGTTCGCGGGGCCGCAGCTCCCGCCGCGCCAGCGACGCCAGCGCCGTCTTGCCCGCGCCCGGTTCGCCGACGACCGCGACGACCCGGCCGCCGGCCAGTGCGGTCCGCGCTTCGGCGACCGCGGTGGTCCAGGCGGGCGAGAGCCGCGGCAGGTCGCCGGGGTCGACCCGGTCGGCGTAGACGCGGAAGACCTCGCCCCGCGGGGTCGGGCGGGCGGTGCGGCCGGACGCGCGGGCCAGCATCAGCGCGGCGGTGTTCCCGGCCGCGGCCTGGGCCAGCGCGAGCAGCAGCTCCGAGGACTGCTCCGACCACGTCGTCAGGTTGACGCTGCCGGCCAGCCCGCCGGTCAGCGGGTCCAGCACCGGCACCGCCGCGCACGTGTAGCCGCGCAGGTCGGTGCAGTAGTGCTCGGCCGCGCGCACCAGCGACGGCGCCCGGTCGGCCAGCGCCAGGCCCAGCCCGTTGGTGCCCGCGTTGCTCTCCGCGAAGTAGAAGCCGGGTGCCAGGTGCACCTTGTCGAGCGAGCGGTTGATGCCGGCGTCCGTGCACAGCCGGCTCAGCACGAGGCCTTCGCTGTCGGTGATCATCAGGCTGATCGGCTCGTTGGCCAGCGTCGCCTGCAGGCCGCGCAGCACTTCGGTGCCGCATTCGTAGAGCAGCGAGCCGGTGTCGACCGCACCGGAGAACACCGGCACGACCTCGTCTTCCGGGACGCCGTAGCGCTCGCTGCGCTGCCAGGACGCCCGCAGCCGGGCCGCGTCGAACGAACGCGTGACCTGCATTCGCGGGTACTCCACCTCGGCCTCCCGGGACGCCTCGTCGCGTCGGACTCCCAGCCTACGTCCGCCGTCCGGGCGGCGGCCGCCCCGCGCTGTCTCATATCGAGACACCCGGCGGGTCCCTGACCAGCGCCGACATCCCTAGCGTCCCCCGCATGTACAGCAAAGACGGCGAGACCTACTTCATCGTGGACGCCCACGTGGCGCTCTGGGACGCGCGTCCGGAGAACCAGCGGAACATCCACGGAAAGCAGTTCATCGACTGCTTCTACGACTACCACCGCAACCTCAGCCCCGAAGCCGAGGTCTGGCCCTATGAGGACTACCTCTACCAGGGCGGCGAGCGGCTGATGCGCGACCTGTTCGAGAACGGCTACGTCGACCACGCGATCTTCCAGCCCGCGCACCTCGGCGCGTTCTACGAGAACGGCTTCGGGCAGACCGAAGAAGCCTTCGCGCTGACGCGCAAGCACGAAGGGAAGCTCACCTACAACCACTTCTTCGACCCGCGCTTCGAGCAGGCGGGGATCGACCAGCTGCGCCGCGACGCCGAGCGGTTCGGCCTCAAGGGCGTCAAGCTCTACACCGCCGAGTGGCAGGGCGATTCGCGCGGCTACAAGCTCGACGACAAGTGGACGTACAAGTACTTCGAAGCCTGCCAGGAACTGGGCATCAGGAACATCCACGTCCACAAGGGACCGACGATCCGGCCGCTGGACCGCGACGCCTTCGACGTCGCCGACGTCGACCACGCGGCGACCGACTTCACCGACCTCAACTTCGTGGTCGAGCACTGCGGCCTGCCGCGGCTGGAGGACTTCTGCTGGATCGCGACGCAGGAGCCGAACGTCCACGCGGGACTCGCGGTCGCCATCCCGTTCATCCACACGCGGCCGCGGTACTTCGCGCAGATCATCGGCGAGCTGCTGTACTGGCTGGACGAGGACCGCATCCAGTTCTCCAGCGACTACGCGCTGTGGACGCCGAAGTGGCTGATCGAGCGGTTCGTCGACTTCCAGATCCCGGAGGACCTGCCGGAGTACGCGCCGCTGACCGTCGAGCAAAAGAAGAAGATCCTCGGGCTCAACGCGGCGGCGATGTACGACATCCCGGTACCGGCGGAACTGCGGCTGGCTCCGGTCGAGCCGCAGGCCGTTTCGGTGGCCTGACGTGGATGCCCGCACCGCGCTGGACGCGGTTCTCGACCCGGAGCTCGACGAGCCCATCACCGACCTCGGCTTCGTCAAGTCCCTCGCCGTCGACGGCGGCCGGGTGACCGTCCACTTGCGGCTGCCGACGTCGTTCTGCGCGCCGAACTTCGCCTACCTCATGGCCTCGGACGCGAAGGACGTGCTGACGGCGCTGCCGTGGACCACCGAAGTCGTGGTGGAGCTCGACGACCACCACGACTCCCCGCTGATCAACGCCGGTCTCGCCGCGGACGCGGGGTACCGCGGGACGTTCGGCCAAGAGGCCGACGAAGACCTCGAAGAACTACGGGAAACCTTCCGCCGCAAGGCCCACCAGGCGGCGATGGAACGCGCGCTGACCGTGCTGCTGCGGGAAGACGAGGACGCCGACCTGCACGGCGTCACCCTCGCGGACCTGCCGGACGTGCCCGCTTCAGCGGCTTTGCGCCGCCGCCGCGAGGCCCTCGGGCTGCCGGCCGAGCCGTCGTCGCCGGTGCTGGTCGACCACGACGGAACCCCGTTCCCCCGCGAGGAAATCCCGCTGCGGCTGCGGTTCGCCCGATCGGTCCGCATCTCGATCGAGGGCAACTCGCACTTCTGCCGCGGCCTGCTCCGCACCCGCTACCCCGAGTCCACTGTGGAGGTATCAGCGTGAAAGCCGTCCAGGTCGTCGGGTACGACGAACCGCTGCGGATGACCGACGTCCCGGAGCCGTCGGCGACCGGGCCGTACGACGTCGTCGTGCGGATCGGTGGCGCCGGCGTGTGCCGCACCGACCTCCACATCCTGGAGGGGCAGTGGAAGGAGAAGTCCGGCGTCACGCTGCCCTACACGATCGGGCACGAGAACGCGGGCTGGGTGCACGCGGTCGGCAGCGCGGTCACGAACGTCGCCGAGGGCGACAAGGTGATCGTGCACCCGCTCATCACGTGCGGGCTGTGCCGCGCCTGCCGCTTCGGCGACGACGTCCACTGCGAGCAATCGCAGTTCCCCGGCATCGACACCGCGGGCGGCTACGCGGAGTACCTCAAGACGTCCGCGCGCAGCGTCGTGAAGATCGACGACTCGCTGGAGCCGGCCGACGTCGCGGCGCTCGCGGACGCCGGGCTGACGGCGTACCACGCGGCGGCCAAGGCGGCCCGGCGGCTGCGGCCGGGCGACAAGTGCGTCGTCATCGGCGCGGGCGGGCTCGGCCACATCGGCATCCAGGTGCTCAAGGCGATCTCGGCCGCCGAGCTGATCGTCGTCGACCGCAACCCGGACGCGGTGAAGCTGGCCCTCTCGATCGGCGCCGACCACGGCGTCATCGCCGACGGCTCGCAGGTCTCCGCGGTCCTCGACCTGACCGGCGGCCACGGCGCGGAAGCCGTCATCGACTTCGTCGGCGAAGGCGGGGCGACCCGCGACGGGATCGCGATGCTGCGGCGGGCCGGCGACTACCACGTCGTCGGCTACGGCGAGAACATCGACGTCCCGACGATCGACGTCATCTCGACGGAGATCACTCTGTTCGGCAACCTGGTGGGCTCGTACAACGACCTGTGCGAACTGATGGTGCTGGCCGCGCAGGGCCGCGTGAAGCTGCACACGGCCCGCTACCGGCTGGCCGAGTTCCAGACGGCCCTGGACGACCTCACCGCGGGGCGCATCCGCGGCCGCGCGATCCTCGTCCCGTGACCGAGTAGCGCACTTTCACGTGAAAGTGCGCTACTCGCTCTGCCGGGCCGCCGGGGCCTGGTGCAGGGAGAGGTCCTGACCGGCGGCGGAGTCCTGGGCCCAGGCGCCGGACTCCGCCGTCCACGTCTGCCCGGCGTAGCTCACCTTGTCCACGCCCAGCGCCTCCGCGCGGCCGACCAGCCAGCTCGCGTACGCCCAGCCCTGGGCGGCCGGGTGGGCGCCGCTCAGCGTGGCCGTGCCCAGCTCCGCCGTCGCCTTGGCGGCGAGGTCGCCCGGGGCCGCGAGGGTCAGGTTGCGGCAGGTCAGCGCGGCCGGGAACTGGCCGTTGAACGCCGCGGCCATGGCGCGGGCCTGCGACTCCCACTGCGCGTACGCGTCCGGCACCCCCGAACGCTGGATCTCCTGGGCGGCCTCGGTGATCGGCAGCGTCTCCCAGCCCGGCAGCTTCTCGAGCTTCTCGTAGAACGCCGTCGCCGCGTAGACGGGGTCGCGCAGCTGCGCGATCGTGCCCCAGCCCTGGCTGGGCCGCTGCTGGAACAGCCCGACCGAGTCGCGGTCACCGCCCTCGAGGTTCCGCAGCTTCGACTCCTGCAACGCCGTGGCCAGCGCGACCGTGGCCGCGTGCGCGGGCAGGCCCAGCTTCGTCCCGACCGCCGAGATCGTCGCCGCGTTGTCCATCTGCTCCGGCGTGAACGTGTAGCCGTCCTGCCCCGGCTGCGCGACGGTGCACCCCGGCGTCCGCACCGGACTGCGCGACAGCACCACCGCCACGACGATTCCCGCGGTCAGCACGACGACCGCCCCCAGGAAGATCGCCACCTTCAGGCCACACCCGCGCACCCTGCCTCGCCTTCACCCGTTCGCACCAGTCTGCCAAAACCAGGACGCGGGGCGGCGGGTGGAGGTTCAGTGCCCCGTGCCGAGGAAGATCGGGTTCGACATCGCGACCATCGCGTTCGGCTGGCTCGTGTTCGGGCCGCCCGACGGACGGCGGACCTCGACGCGCACCCAGCGCGAGTAGCGCGGGTACGTCGTCCACGTCACCGTGGCCGCTCCCGAGTCGCCGATCGTCTCCGTGTGCTCCGGCCCCAGCTGGTCCAGGAACGTCACCGTCGTCCCCGGTACCCCGCCGACCACCGCGCGCACCGTCACCGGTGTCCCCGTGCCCACCGGCAGCGACGAGCCGATGCCGGCCGTGCGGCCACCACCGGAGGCCGTGAAGTCCAGCTGGACCGCGGCCGACTCGGCCAGCCACGAACGCCCGGCCTTCAGCCCGGCCAGGAGTTCCTTCCGGCGGAGCCGGTCGGCGAACACGACCGTGTGCGGCAGCCCCACCCGCTGGTCCGGGTTGTGCGCGTCGGAGTCGCCGATCGCCGGGATGAACCGGCCGCCGCGCAGCAGGCCGTCCCAGTGGATGACGCTCGCCTCGTCGTCCTGGGTCCACGGGCCGTTCCAGACCTCGACCAGGTCGGCGATCTCGTACGCGAACTCGTAGGTGCAGCCGAAGCAGTTGGCGAACGGGTGCGCCGCGGTGACCAGGCCGCCCGCGCGGTGCACCTGGTCGGTGAACCGGCGGAAGTCCTGCGGGTCGGCCGCGCGGTAGCGCCAGTCGATCCAGGTGCCGGCGGGCAGGCCGATCGCGGGCCAGTGCCCGGACCGCGTCGTCACCTCTTCGCCGTTGAGGATCAGCAGGTCGTCGGTGGCGTACCGACCCCACACCAGCTGCGAGCTGGACGTGTTGTGGTCGGTCGAGACGATGAAGTCGAGGCCGGCCGCGCGGGCGTCGGCGACCAGCTGGTCCGGCGTGCGGCGGCCGTCGGAGTGGACGGTGTGCAGGTGGCCGTCGCCGCGGTACCAGGCGCGGCCGCGCTCGCGGGCAGGCGCGGACTCCGGCGCGGGCTTCGGGACGAACGGCGCGGCGTCGGGCCCGAAGGTGAGCGTGACGTCCACCTTGTAGTTCAGGCCCTGCGGCGCGACCGTGTACGGGCCGAGGATGACGTGCCAGCGGCCGGGCCTGATCGGGCCGGCGAGGTAGCCGGGCGTGGCCTCGGACGCGCTGATCGAGAACCGGTCGCGGAACCCGCCCGACCAGCCGCGGAAGCCGCGGGCGTTGCCCAGTTCGTGGCCCTCGGGCCCGAACACCCCGATGTCGCAGGCGTTCCCGCGGGTGCCGGCGGGCACCTGGGGCTTGTCGTAGGAGTAGCCGACGTCGATCTGCCGCACCCCGCGCGGGACGTCGACGGGCAGGTAGTACCAGTCCGGGACGTCCGGCTTCAGGGTGCCGGTGACGGTCCGGGTCTGGCTGCCGGTGCCGCCCGGCTGGTCGGCGAACGCGACGCCGGGCAGCATCCCGAAGGCCGCCCCGGCCGCCGCCACCCCGCTCGCGCGCAGCAGCGCCCGGCGGCTCAGGTCCCCAGAACTCATGCGTACCTCCGCATCGAAAGACGTCCCGACGCTAGGCCGCGAACGCGAACGCGGACAAGAACCGGCGGTGAACTTTCGGCGCGTGGCGACCGGTTCCGGTCAGGACCTGGCGCGCCGGGCGAGGATCTTCGCGAGCGCGACCACGGTGACGGCGGCGGCCAGCCCGAGCCGCGTGACGTCGATCGCGGGCACCCAGGTCACGCTGCCGCCCCGGACGACGAACGCGCCGGCGGGCCGGGCGAACACCCCGAACCCGGCGCCCTCCCGCACCGGCAGGGCACCGGTGTCACCGCCGCCCCCGCCCCCGCCGCCGAACACCGTCGCGGCCGGGATGACGACGGCGCCGTCCCGCTCGACGGGCTCGCCGTAGACGAGTTTCGCGGAGAACAGATCCTGGGCCGACGCGGCCAGCTGCCCGAGTTTCATCCCGCCATCCTGGCCGCACCGGCCCGCCGCGCGCACCTCCCGCCGGGCTGTCCACTACGGAATCGGTGCAGCGCTGAAAAAATTGCGCTGAAGGTGTGGCAAAAAGATGTATCCGAAACCTTTCCCCGGGTTCGGCGGTAGCTTCGCACCGCACGAATCCATGCGGGACAGGCGCCTGCTCGATCGAAGACTTCCCGTCAAGCAGTTCACAGCGCCGAACTTCCGATACACCGACGGCGGGGTGCTGTCCTGGCTCTACGGCGTCCGGCTGGCCGGCGGCGCCGGGCCCGCACGGCGTCGTGCTGGGTGCCGAGGAGAGCGGCCCGCGGCTGACCGTCGACCACCGGGGCGTCCGCGAGAGCACGTCCGCCGAGGCGGACGGCACCGGCCGGGACGCGCCGAGCGCTGCCGAAGCGGTCCGGATCGCCCAGGACGCCGTCGAGACGTTCGGCCTGGCCGACCGCGTCGACCTCGTGGCGGACAAGGTGCGGCACTCCTACCACGCGGGTGGCACGCTCGAGGAGGCCGCGGACCCGCGCGTGCGCGAAACCCACGTGGTGTGCGCGCA encodes the following:
- a CDS encoding MFS transporter; translation: MTDTAPKPGLVLLVVSTAAFLASLDTFIVTIAFPGIRAAFPGDDLATLSWVLNGYTVLFAACLAPAGRLADRYGRKRLFLAGVAVFTVASAACAVAPSIPVLVLFRAVQAIGAALVMPTSLALLLTAFPPHRRPLAVGVWASVGAAAAALGPPVGGLLVEASWRWVFLVNLPICAATLLAGPRVLRESRDTSTGVPDLLGAAGLLAGVGALAYALVSAPDDGWGSGDVLAAFAVAALALAWVPLRSARHAVPVLDLPALRVPTLWLACATTGAFAAGFAAMLFGNVLFLTSIWHDSILVAGLSLAPGPLMVVPVSVLGGRFVHRFGPGPIVALGGVSFGAGVLIWLLRMDATPDYAAAMLPGQLLTGIGVGLILPSLSGVVGTVLPPARWGAGSSMVTTMRQIGTVLGTAVLVAVFAGTPDLTDFRRGWLVVLATAVVTCAGGLLIAARRRTDHYEEPQAPSSTSSPSSILSTGIEP
- a CDS encoding PLP-dependent aminotransferase family protein, which codes for MDFHVSLAGRGDLSLRIYRQLRDAVLDGRLRAGERLPPTRELARRLAVSRNTVAVAYDRLTADGFLTGRVGAGTYVSASLPAPRPRSAPSAAGPQPKPVWRSLPPPVAADVQAPRFDFRVGIPDPALFPLETWRRFLSRELRDGVAQYADPGGHPALRAAIARHAGVSRSVRADTGDVLVTQGAQQALDLLCRVLLSPGDRVAVEEPGYRLAKLLFASHGADVVGVPVDGEGLDVAALPPRTKLVYVTPSHQFPLGTPMSLARRTALLAWAARADAVIVEDDYDSEFRFSDRPLEPLQSLDRGGRVAYVGSFSKTLLPMLRLGFLVAPASLREALRHARQLSDWHGDLPVQAALARFIDEGLFARHLRRATKVYADRHERLVSTLDRRFADRLRVVPSAAGLHLCALAEVDLEPIASRAAASGAAVQTLSDLCGGFPQPGLVLGYGSIPVERIDDGLEVLDGAWGSS
- a CDS encoding MFS transporter is translated as MTKTPDRLLAAAQLVGSLGDGAFLTCSVLFFTRIAGLTPAQVGLGLTLGWAVGSVTGVPLGHLADRHGARGSAVLLALATGASILTFLVVRSPVLFVLAACLYGSCQTGLAAARQALLAALADPERRTRIRAQLQSAGNAGLAVGAGLGGLALSADTASAYLTVFVLDAGSFAVTAALLLALPAVPVAAPRTGEPKLAVLRDRPYALVTLLNAILLLRMPLLSVAIPLWIVEHTAAPSWTVSALFVLNTVVVVLLQVRVAGRLAGTGAAARMVRRSGVLLLVSCVAFAASAYGSSPWIAFAVLVVGALVQVAGEMLQSAGSWEIGFALAPADQQGQYQGFFGTGVSVARALGPVLLSTVVIGWGLPGWLLLGAVFLAAGWAMGPAVRWAQAAKPVRISVAAR
- a CDS encoding helix-turn-helix domain-containing protein — encoded protein: MEYPRMQVTRSFDAARLRASWQRSERYGVPEDEVVPVFSGAVDTGSLLYECGTEVLRGLQATLANEPISLMITDSEGLVLSRLCTDAGINRSLDKVHLAPGFYFAESNAGTNGLGLALADRAPSLVRAAEHYCTDLRGYTCAAVPVLDPLTGGLAGSVNLTTWSEQSSELLLALAQAAAGNTAALMLARASGRTARPTPRGEVFRVYADRVDPGDLPRLSPAWTTAVAEARTALAGGRVVAVVGEPGAGKTALASLARRELRPRERVLNARPPAPDDVGSWLTLWTPELAKAETCVIVSGVDALPAWAAEELARLFAEVRHDELPPFVLTAADAASVPVALSPLVDRVVEVPALRFRPDDVLPLARHFARRDRGRDVTFTPAAARALTAYDWPENAKQLRRVVREAASRSQVVDTPQLPAEVFTGVGHRLSRLQALERDEIVRCLAEPGATVVQAAAKLGMGRATLYRKLAQYGLNARRLKS
- a CDS encoding amidohydrolase family protein, whose amino-acid sequence is MYSKDGETYFIVDAHVALWDARPENQRNIHGKQFIDCFYDYHRNLSPEAEVWPYEDYLYQGGERLMRDLFENGYVDHAIFQPAHLGAFYENGFGQTEEAFALTRKHEGKLTYNHFFDPRFEQAGIDQLRRDAERFGLKGVKLYTAEWQGDSRGYKLDDKWTYKYFEACQELGIRNIHVHKGPTIRPLDRDAFDVADVDHAATDFTDLNFVVEHCGLPRLEDFCWIATQEPNVHAGLAVAIPFIHTRPRYFAQIIGELLYWLDEDRIQFSSDYALWTPKWLIERFVDFQIPEDLPEYAPLTVEQKKKILGLNAAAMYDIPVPAELRLAPVEPQAVSVA
- a CDS encoding iron-sulfur cluster assembly protein, which codes for MDARTALDAVLDPELDEPITDLGFVKSLAVDGGRVTVHLRLPTSFCAPNFAYLMASDAKDVLTALPWTTEVVVELDDHHDSPLINAGLAADAGYRGTFGQEADEDLEELRETFRRKAHQAAMERALTVLLREDEDADLHGVTLADLPDVPASAALRRRREALGLPAEPSSPVLVDHDGTPFPREEIPLRLRFARSVRISIEGNSHFCRGLLRTRYPESTVEVSA
- a CDS encoding NAD(P)-dependent alcohol dehydrogenase, whose translation is MKAVQVVGYDEPLRMTDVPEPSATGPYDVVVRIGGAGVCRTDLHILEGQWKEKSGVTLPYTIGHENAGWVHAVGSAVTNVAEGDKVIVHPLITCGLCRACRFGDDVHCEQSQFPGIDTAGGYAEYLKTSARSVVKIDDSLEPADVAALADAGLTAYHAAAKAARRLRPGDKCVVIGAGGLGHIGIQVLKAISAAELIVVDRNPDAVKLALSIGADHGVIADGSQVSAVLDLTGGHGAEAVIDFVGEGGATRDGIAMLRRAGDYHVVGYGENIDVPTIDVISTEITLFGNLVGSYNDLCELMVLAAQGRVKLHTARYRLAEFQTALDDLTAGRIRGRAILVP
- a CDS encoding CehA/McbA family metallohydrolase; the encoded protein is MSSGDLSRRALLRASGVAAAGAAFGMLPGVAFADQPGGTGSQTRTVTGTLKPDVPDWYYLPVDVPRGVRQIDVGYSYDKPQVPAGTRGNACDIGVFGPEGHELGNARGFRGWSGGFRDRFSISASEATPGYLAGPIRPGRWHVILGPYTVAPQGLNYKVDVTLTFGPDAAPFVPKPAPESAPARERGRAWYRGDGHLHTVHSDGRRTPDQLVADARAAGLDFIVSTDHNTSSSQLVWGRYATDDLLILNGEEVTTRSGHWPAIGLPAGTWIDWRYRAADPQDFRRFTDQVHRAGGLVTAAHPFANCFGCTYEFAYEIADLVEVWNGPWTQDDEASVIHWDGLLRGGRFIPAIGDSDAHNPDQRVGLPHTVVFADRLRRKELLAGLKAGRSWLAESAAVQLDFTASGGGRTAGIGSSLPVGTGTPVTVRAVVGGVPGTTVTFLDQLGPEHTETIGDSGAATVTWTTYPRYSRWVRVEVRRPSGGPNTSQPNAMVAMSNPIFLGTGH